Proteins encoded together in one Impatiens glandulifera chromosome 1, dImpGla2.1, whole genome shotgun sequence window:
- the LOC124918792 gene encoding glutathione S-transferase U17-like encodes MAGNGSVKLLGVWQSPYLNRVQIALNLKSIDYEYLKEQETLVPKSELLLKSNPVHKKIPVMIHDDKPICESLIIVQYIDDQWTSSGPTILPTDAYDRAIARFWSAYLDDKLFPSLREYCITAPEEEKPSKLEKVKEGLGLLEEAFVKTSKGKTYFGGENIGYLDISFGSLLGWLKAGEKMMNVKFLDESTTPNLVAWADCFLSHEAVKGIIPETEALVELANKFVAMAKSKTEN; translated from the exons ATGGCAGGAAATGGTTCGGTTAAGCTTTTGGGGGTGTGGCAGAGTCCTtacttgaaccgggttcaaatCGCCCTTAATCTCAAGTCAATTGATTACGAATATCTCAAGGAACAAGAAACACTGGTCCCAAAGAGTGAGCTGCTTCTGAAATCAAACCCAGTTCACAAGAAAATCCCAGTAATGATCCATGACGATAAACCCATATGCGAGTCCCTTATCATAGTCCAATACATCGACGACCAATGGACATCCTCCGGTCCGACCATCCTCCCAACCGATGCATATGATCGAGCCATTGCCCGTTTCTGGTCTGCCTATTTAGACgacaag TTGTTTCCTAGTTTGAGAGAGTACTGTATTACGGCGCCAGAGGAAGAAAAACCGAGTAAATTGGAGAAGGTAAAGGAAGGGTTAGGCTTGTTAGAGGAAGCTTTTGTGAAAACCAGCAAAGGGAAGACATATTTTGGAGGAGAGAATATTGGGTATCTGGATATTTCATTTGGAAGTTTATTAGGGTGGTTGAAAGCAGGGGAGAAGATGATGAATGTGAAGTTTCTAGATGAATCCACCACACCTAATCTTGTGGCATGGGCAGATTGTTTCCTTTCGCACGAGGCTGTGAAGGGTATTATCCCGGAGACGGAAGCACTCGTTGAGTTGGCCAACAAGTTTGTGGCCATGGCGAAATCAAAAACTGAAAACTAG